In Nakamurella antarctica, the following are encoded in one genomic region:
- the rho gene encoding transcription termination factor Rho, whose product MSETTEQLESPNAKRGSGLSSMVLPELKSLAGQLGLKGTSGMKKADLVAAISARQSAGSSSASRQGASDTAPAARGRLSATSAADLRQPETNQTPSTRQQAAHDEAPRSEAPRSEAPRSEAPRSEAPRSEAPRSETRRGSATRAAGPAAQPEQPILFPSAAAASAPDAGSTARVDTGSSSSAPADDRATSGMSEEVPSSRDRTNRRNRRNRRDRTDSYGDSPEGTNASSSHPAGAHSETPHGAGSHSGVGGGASEVADNLGALETVLDNAVGTISGTSNQNTRTNRENQSRDGQGGQSRDGQNRNNPRNNQNRDNQSRDNQSRSTANRDSQNSSSQGDDDDLDENGRRRGRRFRDRDRNRRGRERFTEGPTDVEIREDDVLLPVSGILDVSDSYAFVRTSGYLTGSNDVYVSLSQVRKGGLRRGDHVTGAVRAPRDGEAARQKFNALVRLDTVNGLDPELAKDRPEFTKLTPLYPNERLRLETESNILTTRVIDLVMPVGKGQRALIVSPPKAGKTSVLQAIANAIATNNPECHLMVVLVDERPEEVTDMQRSVRGEVIASTFDRPPSDHTQLAELAIERAKRLVEMGRDVVVLLDSITRLGRAYNLAAPASGRILSGGVDSTALFPPKRFLGAARNIENGGSLTIFASALVETGSAGDTVIFEEFKGTGNAELKLDRRLADKRMFPAIDIDQSSTRKEDLLLAPEELVIVHKLRRVLAALDAQQSLDLVLGQLRKTRSNIEFLMQVAQTTPGSNTD is encoded by the coding sequence GTGAGCGAGACCACGGAGCAGCTCGAATCCCCGAACGCCAAGCGCGGATCCGGTTTGTCGAGCATGGTTCTACCCGAACTCAAGTCCCTCGCCGGACAATTGGGGCTCAAGGGCACCTCAGGGATGAAGAAGGCCGATCTGGTGGCCGCTATCTCGGCACGTCAAAGTGCCGGCAGCAGCTCGGCCTCGCGTCAGGGTGCAAGCGATACCGCGCCCGCAGCACGAGGTCGGCTCTCGGCAACTTCCGCTGCAGATTTGCGGCAACCTGAAACGAACCAGACGCCGTCCACGCGTCAACAGGCGGCTCATGACGAAGCCCCGCGCAGTGAAGCCCCGCGCAGTGAAGCCCCGCGCAGTGAAGCCCCGCGCAGTGAAGCCCCGCGCAGTGAAGCCCCGCGCAGTGAAACGCGGCGCGGCTCCGCAACACGCGCTGCCGGACCTGCCGCGCAACCAGAACAACCGATTCTTTTCCCCAGCGCGGCGGCTGCATCCGCCCCCGATGCCGGTTCTACGGCACGGGTGGACACCGGCAGTTCGTCGTCGGCACCTGCTGACGACAGAGCAACCAGCGGCATGTCCGAAGAGGTGCCATCCAGCCGCGACCGGACCAACCGGCGGAACAGGCGTAACCGGCGCGATCGCACCGATAGCTATGGCGATTCGCCCGAAGGCACTAACGCCTCAAGCTCCCACCCCGCAGGCGCTCACTCCGAGACGCCTCATGGCGCAGGCAGCCATAGCGGGGTCGGTGGCGGCGCCAGCGAAGTAGCTGACAATCTCGGCGCGTTGGAAACTGTTCTCGATAACGCCGTGGGAACCATCAGCGGCACTTCGAATCAAAACACCCGGACCAACCGGGAAAACCAAAGCCGGGATGGCCAGGGCGGCCAAAGCCGGGATGGCCAGAACCGCAATAATCCGCGCAACAACCAGAACCGGGACAACCAGAGCCGGGACAACCAGTCCCGCAGCACGGCAAACCGGGACAGTCAAAATTCGTCCAGCCAGGGCGATGACGACGACTTGGATGAAAATGGTCGACGTCGTGGCCGCCGTTTCCGCGACCGGGATCGCAACCGGCGGGGGCGCGAGCGCTTCACCGAAGGCCCCACCGATGTCGAAATTCGCGAAGATGACGTCTTGCTTCCCGTCTCCGGAATTTTGGATGTTTCCGATTCGTACGCGTTCGTCCGCACTTCCGGGTACCTGACCGGATCCAACGACGTTTACGTATCGCTGTCACAGGTGCGAAAGGGCGGACTCCGCCGCGGCGATCACGTCACCGGCGCCGTCCGTGCGCCGCGGGATGGAGAAGCCGCCCGGCAGAAGTTCAACGCGCTGGTCCGCCTTGACACCGTGAATGGGCTGGATCCGGAGCTTGCGAAGGATCGCCCCGAGTTCACCAAGCTGACGCCGCTGTATCCGAACGAGCGCCTGCGACTTGAAACTGAGTCGAATATCCTCACGACCCGCGTCATCGATTTGGTGATGCCGGTGGGTAAGGGACAGCGCGCACTGATCGTGTCGCCGCCCAAGGCCGGAAAAACGTCGGTGCTTCAGGCGATCGCCAATGCCATCGCCACCAACAATCCGGAATGCCACCTCATGGTGGTCCTCGTTGATGAGCGACCCGAGGAAGTAACGGATATGCAGCGCAGCGTCAGGGGGGAGGTCATTGCCTCCACCTTCGACCGGCCGCCGTCAGATCACACCCAGCTGGCTGAATTGGCCATCGAGCGGGCCAAGCGGCTCGTCGAAATGGGTCGAGATGTGGTGGTGTTGCTCGACTCCATCACCCGCCTCGGCCGCGCATACAACTTGGCCGCGCCCGCTTCGGGACGTATTTTGTCCGGTGGCGTCGATTCGACGGCGCTGTTCCCGCCGAAACGCTTCCTCGGCGCCGCACGCAACATCGAAAACGGCGGTTCGCTGACCATCTTCGCCTCCGCGCTCGTAGAAACTGGCTCTGCTGGCGACACCGTGATCTTCGAAGAGTTCAAGGGCACTGGAAACGCGGAGCTGAAGCTGGACCGGCGGTTGGCAGATAAGCGAATGTTCCCAGCTATCGATATCGACCAGTCGTCGACGCGTAAGGAAGATTTGCTGCTGGCACCTGAGGAATTGGTGATCGTCCATAAGTTGCGCCGCGTGCTGGCAGCGTTGGATGCTCAGCAGTCGCTCGACTTAGTACTCGGTCAGCTTCGCAAGACGCGGAGCAACATCGAGTTCTTGATGCAAGTCGCTCAAACCACGCCGGGGTCGAACACTGACTGA
- the thrB gene encoding homoserine kinase has translation MASVSTSQPDARGGEYRVTVRVPATSANLGPGYDCFGLAMARYDEVTAHIIEGPSQVRVRGVGARTVPLDDRHLVLRAAARVFARSGESAPALALECVNRIPHGGGQGSSAAATVAGMMLARALGGPAAQALTDDDILALATEMEGHPDNVAPAIFGGLTVSWTPVERAVKTIRAQVHPTIELVVFSAQTHSSTKAARNMLPMNISHRDAAANSAATAVLLHALTVDPSYLMDGTVDLLHQSYRSSAMPASANLVARLRSAGVAAVISGAGPSVLALSTGALDLAPWDGVQGFTSDRLGVDAAGAIVKAATTGDEAGPAYSASSAIDPGKNDTP, from the coding sequence ATGGCGTCTGTATCGACGTCGCAACCAGATGCGAGAGGCGGCGAGTATCGAGTAACGGTGCGCGTGCCTGCCACTTCGGCGAACCTCGGGCCGGGGTATGACTGCTTCGGACTTGCCATGGCGCGCTACGACGAAGTGACCGCGCACATTATCGAAGGCCCATCCCAAGTTCGGGTGCGCGGTGTTGGCGCGCGCACGGTGCCGTTGGACGATAGGCACCTGGTTCTGCGAGCGGCCGCCAGAGTGTTTGCCCGCTCGGGGGAGAGCGCCCCCGCGCTGGCTCTCGAGTGCGTCAATCGGATTCCGCACGGGGGCGGCCAAGGCTCGTCCGCGGCGGCGACCGTCGCCGGGATGATGCTGGCTCGAGCGCTGGGTGGGCCCGCCGCGCAGGCGCTCACCGATGACGACATCCTTGCACTGGCAACCGAAATGGAGGGTCATCCAGATAACGTCGCGCCGGCGATTTTTGGTGGTTTGACTGTGTCGTGGACGCCCGTCGAGCGGGCGGTCAAGACCATCCGCGCGCAGGTGCACCCCACTATTGAGCTGGTGGTGTTCAGCGCGCAGACTCACAGTTCGACCAAAGCGGCCCGAAATATGTTGCCAATGAACATCTCTCACCGTGATGCCGCGGCTAACTCGGCGGCTACCGCGGTCCTGCTGCACGCGCTCACCGTCGATCCTTCCTATTTGATGGACGGAACCGTCGACCTACTGCATCAGAGCTACCGGTCTTCTGCCATGCCTGCGTCGGCGAACTTGGTCGCGCGACTGCGATCTGCCGGGGTTGCAGCAGTCATTTCTGGCGCGGGTCCGTCGGTTCTCGCGCTGTCGACCGGGGCACTTGACCTGGCGCCGTGGGACGGCGTCCAGGGGTTCACTAGTGACAGGCTTGGTGTGGACGCGGCGGGCGCGATAGTTAAAGCTGCCACGACCGGCGACGAAGCAGGTCCAGCATATTCCGCCAGCTCTGCGATTGACCCGGGGAAAAACGACACGCCCTAG